In Prescottella soli, a genomic segment contains:
- a CDS encoding tyrosine-type recombinase/integrase produces MSDDRRLLDAWFGEFLLHRSTAKPSPHTLKAYRQDYAGICEFLAQQSGVPAGELPLDVITKPSMQQAFASFAATHEVASIRRCWSTWNTLCDFLFSLDAIVANPMSAVLRPKAPKRIPKALPSDAVARLIATLQEDDTDGVRPWGERDFAIILMALLTGMRSSELIAVDIGDVRGAVDAAAGSAKVILVRGKGSKERVATAEPALVAALTGYLESRIERFPGSTKRRVASDATAWQHFRSTDPLFVGADGARITRGTLQYRVLRAYRRAGINGERAKGALTHQFRHTFATNMADENVSIFTLMRMLGHESMNTTQVYTEGAGTGVREAAARNPLYRLLDGN; encoded by the coding sequence GTGAGCGACGATCGACGGCTACTCGACGCCTGGTTCGGCGAGTTCCTGCTGCACCGCAGCACGGCGAAGCCGTCACCGCACACGCTCAAGGCGTACCGGCAGGACTACGCGGGGATCTGCGAGTTCCTGGCGCAGCAGTCCGGTGTTCCCGCGGGCGAGTTGCCGCTGGACGTGATCACCAAGCCGTCGATGCAGCAGGCGTTCGCGTCGTTCGCCGCAACCCACGAGGTCGCGTCGATCCGCCGCTGCTGGTCCACTTGGAACACGCTGTGCGACTTCCTGTTCTCGCTCGACGCGATCGTCGCCAATCCGATGTCGGCGGTGCTGCGCCCCAAGGCACCCAAGCGGATTCCCAAGGCGCTGCCGTCGGACGCGGTCGCCCGGCTCATCGCGACGCTGCAGGAGGACGACACCGACGGCGTCCGGCCGTGGGGGGAACGCGACTTCGCGATCATCCTGATGGCGTTGTTGACCGGGATGCGGTCGTCGGAGTTGATCGCGGTCGACATCGGGGACGTGCGCGGTGCGGTCGATGCCGCGGCCGGCTCGGCGAAGGTCATCCTGGTCCGCGGCAAGGGCAGCAAGGAGCGGGTCGCGACGGCGGAGCCCGCGCTGGTGGCCGCGTTGACCGGCTACCTGGAGTCGCGGATCGAGCGGTTCCCCGGTTCGACCAAGCGTCGGGTGGCGTCGGACGCGACCGCGTGGCAGCACTTCCGCAGCACCGATCCCCTGTTCGTCGGGGCCGACGGCGCCCGGATCACACGCGGGACGCTGCAGTACCGGGTGCTGCGCGCCTATCGGCGTGCCGGCATCAACGGGGAACGCGCCAAAGGTGCGCTGACGCATCAGTTCCGGCACACCTTCGCCACCAACATGGCGGACGAGAACGTCAGCATCTTCACGCTGATGCGGATGCTGGGTCACGAGTCGATGAACACGACCCAGGTGTACACGGAGGGCGCGGGAACCGGGGTGCGCGAGGCGGCCGCACGGAATCCGCTGTATCGGCTGCTCGACGGGAACTGA
- a CDS encoding PaaI family thioesterase — translation MASEAEHAFVLGDGADPAEVNAFLNKGFGEALGLEFTELTPDRVRAQWKVTPALYQPWGIMHGGVHCAVIESVASIAASLWLGDRGHVVGVNNNTDFLRATRDGVLFAEASPVHRGRSQQLWLVTVTDEQDRVVARGQVRLQNITETAALGTNK, via the coding sequence ATGGCGAGCGAGGCAGAGCACGCATTCGTGCTGGGGGACGGAGCGGACCCGGCCGAGGTGAACGCGTTCCTCAACAAGGGGTTCGGGGAGGCGCTCGGCCTCGAGTTCACCGAACTGACCCCGGATCGCGTCCGTGCGCAGTGGAAGGTCACGCCCGCGCTCTACCAGCCGTGGGGAATCATGCACGGCGGCGTGCACTGCGCGGTGATCGAGTCGGTCGCCAGCATCGCCGCGAGCCTGTGGCTCGGCGATCGTGGCCACGTCGTCGGCGTCAACAACAACACCGACTTCCTCCGCGCCACCCGCGACGGCGTCCTGTTCGCCGAGGCGTCCCCCGTGCACCGGGGACGCAGCCAGCAGTTGTGGCTCGTGACGGTCACCGACGAGCAGGATCGGGTCGTCGCACGCGGACAGGTCCGCCTGCAGAACATCACCGAGACGGCCGCGCTCGGCACCAACAAGTGA
- a CDS encoding adenylate/guanylate cyclase domain-containing protein: MDPPVTRYVQRAGRALAFQVVGADGHDVVWFMEINLHLDLMWTDPHIHYVLSRGSTYSRTAYFQCRGLGMSDPVDHIPTIEEQADDIVAVMDELGMASATMGGVASTCAALSLVAARTPERVAGLVLVQPFAEALVAAGVPHGWTAQSQKRFVDGWRTAFDAWGSGMSLAMWDPALDSPRNRRIMAMMERCSATPATARAYLERSLRSDYSSMLPAIQAPARVLLVPSGPVPENVARYVADQIPRGTFEWLPETLRGSSLGESLIPAFDELELVATGADRPVEADEFLATVLFTDLVGSTELLARIGDFAYRDLRAAHERQVRELVEAAGGRVVNVVGDGTFSVFDGPITAVRCADRIRSAVSALGLRVRCGVHSGVVEHDGSDLTGMTVHIGARMCGIARPGEVLVSRSVRDLGHDSGLGFVGRGVHTLRGVPGRWQLFGVGNADPDESDKPWPCDGPPAPNLLDRMFLRVVRATPRLARTVVRLSDRGGRWHRPESG, translated from the coding sequence GTGGACCCACCGGTCACTCGGTACGTCCAGCGTGCCGGGCGTGCACTCGCCTTCCAGGTCGTCGGGGCCGACGGCCATGATGTGGTCTGGTTCATGGAGATCAATCTCCATCTCGATCTGATGTGGACCGATCCCCACATCCACTACGTCCTCTCGCGTGGCTCCACGTATTCCCGGACCGCGTACTTCCAGTGCCGCGGGCTCGGCATGTCCGACCCGGTCGATCACATCCCGACGATCGAGGAGCAGGCCGACGACATCGTCGCCGTCATGGACGAGTTGGGGATGGCGTCGGCGACCATGGGCGGCGTCGCGAGCACGTGCGCCGCGTTGTCCTTGGTCGCTGCACGTACTCCGGAACGGGTCGCCGGGCTGGTCCTGGTCCAGCCGTTCGCCGAGGCGCTGGTCGCGGCCGGAGTCCCGCACGGGTGGACTGCGCAATCGCAGAAGCGGTTCGTCGACGGATGGCGCACCGCATTCGACGCGTGGGGCTCGGGCATGAGCCTGGCCATGTGGGATCCCGCGCTCGACTCCCCGCGGAATCGTCGGATCATGGCGATGATGGAGCGCTGCTCGGCCACCCCGGCCACGGCCCGCGCCTACCTCGAACGGTCGCTCCGATCGGACTATTCGTCGATGCTGCCGGCGATTCAGGCGCCGGCGCGCGTGCTGCTGGTGCCGTCCGGCCCGGTCCCGGAGAACGTCGCACGCTACGTAGCCGACCAGATACCGCGCGGGACGTTCGAGTGGCTGCCGGAGACGTTGCGCGGTTCGTCGCTCGGCGAATCCTTGATTCCCGCCTTCGATGAACTCGAGCTCGTGGCGACCGGCGCGGACCGCCCCGTCGAGGCCGACGAATTCCTCGCGACCGTCCTGTTCACCGATCTCGTGGGTTCGACGGAACTGCTCGCCCGGATCGGGGATTTCGCGTACCGGGATCTCCGCGCGGCGCACGAACGTCAGGTGCGCGAACTGGTCGAGGCGGCAGGTGGCCGCGTCGTCAACGTGGTCGGCGACGGCACGTTCAGTGTCTTCGACGGCCCGATCACTGCCGTGCGATGCGCGGACCGCATCCGGTCGGCCGTGTCTGCCCTCGGCCTGAGGGTCCGGTGCGGAGTGCATTCGGGTGTCGTCGAGCACGACGGCTCGGATCTGACCGGGATGACCGTCCATATCGGAGCCCGCATGTGCGGGATCGCACGGCCGGGCGAGGTGCTCGTTTCCCGGTCGGTGCGTGATCTCGGGCACGACTCGGGGCTGGGGTTCGTCGGGCGTGGCGTCCACACGCTCCGTGGCGTACCCGGGAGGTGGCAGCTGTTCGGGGTGGGAAACGCTGACCCCGACGAGTCCGACAAGCCGTGGCCGTGCGACGGTCCGCCGGCACCGAACCTGCTCGACCGGATGTTCCTGAGGGTGGTGCGGGCGACCCCGCGTCTCGCGCGCACCGTGGTCCGGTTGTCCGACCGCGGGGGCCGGTGGCACCGGCCCGAGTCCGGGTGA
- a CDS encoding TIGR04282 family arsenosugar biosynthesis glycosyltransferase — translation MTNSRCTLLIVSKAPVPGQVKTRLAPTISLDDAAELASASLLDTLDAARRTAVTARVVALTGELSAARHGAEIAAVLDDFVVVAQRGDDFARRLVNAHADAAGVAHRPVLQIGMDTPQVTPALLGDAAATLTRPDVDAVFGPATDGGWWALGVSTPDMAEILADITPSRCDTGDRTLRGLVQRGWRVARLPVLSDVDTPGDVRRVAGEVAPDSRFRAVARRLRQCGHHGLG, via the coding sequence ATGACGAACAGTCGATGCACCTTGCTGATCGTCTCCAAGGCCCCGGTACCGGGACAGGTGAAGACGCGACTGGCCCCGACGATCTCGCTCGACGATGCGGCCGAACTCGCATCGGCATCGCTACTGGACACCCTCGATGCGGCCCGGCGGACGGCGGTGACCGCGCGGGTCGTGGCGCTTACCGGCGAGCTGTCCGCCGCCCGTCACGGTGCCGAGATAGCGGCCGTGCTGGACGACTTCGTCGTCGTGGCGCAGCGCGGGGACGACTTCGCGCGGCGGCTCGTGAACGCGCACGCCGACGCGGCCGGGGTCGCGCACCGCCCGGTGTTGCAGATCGGGATGGACACCCCGCAGGTGACGCCCGCCTTGCTGGGAGATGCCGCGGCCACCCTGACGAGGCCGGACGTCGACGCGGTGTTCGGCCCCGCCACCGACGGGGGCTGGTGGGCGCTCGGGGTCTCGACACCGGACATGGCCGAGATACTGGCGGACATCACGCCGTCGCGGTGCGACACCGGCGACCGCACCCTGCGCGGACTGGTGCAGCGCGGCTGGCGGGTGGCCCGCCTTCCGGTGCTCTCCGACGTCGACACCCCCGGCGATGTACGCAGGGTGGCGGGCGAGGTTGCCCCGGACAGCAGGTTCCGCGCGGTCGCCCGGCGCCTGCGGCAATGCGGTCACCATGGCCTCGGCTGA
- a CDS encoding NAD-dependent epimerase/dehydratase family protein, which yields MRVLLTGAAGFVGGHVGAALVDRGHEVVAIDAMLGSAHGRAARVPRGVVRVDVRDGDALRRVLRGVEVVCHQSAVVGAGVDAADAPAYASHNDYGTAVLLAGMHRRGCRRLVLASSMVVYGDGRYRCPDHGRVDPAPRDRGDLDDGVFDHRCPVGGEPLSWEMVPEDAPLRPRSLYAASKLAQENYALAWSLATGGSVTALRYHNVYGDRMPRDTPYSGVAAMFRSALDAGRAPTVFEDGGQTRDFVHVRDVAEANVLAVEAALGGFEPVNVCSGKPITIGDVALALTRARDGPAPVVTGQYRPGDVRHIVADPRRAAAVLGFRASITPGAGLAEFAAAPMRDTIPSEAPHV from the coding sequence ATGAGAGTCCTGCTGACCGGAGCGGCCGGATTCGTCGGCGGGCACGTGGGGGCCGCCCTGGTCGACCGCGGGCACGAGGTGGTGGCAATCGACGCGATGCTCGGGTCGGCGCACGGGCGTGCGGCGCGGGTGCCTCGGGGTGTCGTCCGTGTCGACGTCCGCGACGGCGACGCCCTCCGACGCGTGCTGCGAGGGGTCGAGGTGGTGTGCCATCAGAGTGCGGTGGTCGGCGCCGGTGTCGATGCCGCCGACGCACCGGCCTACGCGAGTCACAACGACTACGGCACCGCGGTTCTGCTCGCCGGGATGCACCGCAGGGGGTGTCGGAGGCTGGTCCTCGCCTCGTCGATGGTGGTCTACGGAGACGGCCGCTATCGGTGCCCGGACCACGGGCGGGTCGACCCTGCCCCGCGTGATCGGGGCGATCTCGACGACGGCGTCTTCGACCACCGCTGCCCGGTCGGCGGCGAGCCACTGAGCTGGGAAATGGTGCCGGAAGATGCGCCGCTGCGCCCCAGGAGCCTCTACGCGGCCAGCAAGCTCGCGCAGGAGAACTACGCACTGGCGTGGTCGCTTGCGACGGGAGGGTCGGTGACCGCGCTGCGGTACCACAACGTGTACGGCGACCGGATGCCGCGCGACACACCGTATTCCGGGGTGGCGGCGATGTTCCGCTCCGCGCTCGACGCCGGCCGGGCCCCGACGGTGTTCGAGGACGGCGGGCAGACGCGGGACTTCGTGCACGTGCGGGACGTCGCCGAGGCGAACGTCCTTGCGGTGGAGGCGGCCTTGGGCGGATTCGAGCCTGTCAACGTGTGCTCGGGCAAACCGATAACGATCGGCGACGTGGCGCTCGCGTTGACGCGGGCCCGGGACGGGCCGGCGCCGGTCGTGACCGGGCAGTACCGCCCCGGGGATGTTCGGCACATCGTGGCGGACCCGCGTAGGGCCGCCGCTGTGCTCGGGTTCCGGGCCTCGATCACGCCCGGAGCGGGCCTGGCCGAGTTCGCCGCCGCGCCCATGCGGGACACGATTCCCAGCGAGGCGCCGCATGTCTGA
- a CDS encoding S-methyl-5'-thioadenosine phosphorylase produces the protein MTEMAAQGAPRRVDGPDMAVIGGSGFYTFFDTGAEVVDVETPYGRPSAPITVGEVAGRRTAFLPRHGARHEHAPHTVPYRANMWALRSLGVHKVFAPCAAGSLSPGLGRGAIVVPDQLVDRTSGRSQTYFDGGAVHVQFADPYCPDLRAAALRPGTVDGGAMVVVEGPRFSTRAESRWFAAQGWSLVNMTGHPEAVLARELEMCYATLALITDLDAGVDVGQGVRAVDAFAEFERNVGPFKDLVRAAITAAPSTAVCSHCRVHEGVTLPIELP, from the coding sequence ATGACGGAGATGGCAGCACAGGGTGCGCCACGGCGCGTGGACGGCCCGGACATGGCCGTGATCGGTGGAAGCGGTTTCTACACGTTCTTCGACACCGGCGCCGAGGTCGTGGACGTCGAGACGCCGTACGGCCGGCCGAGCGCGCCGATCACCGTCGGGGAGGTCGCCGGCCGGCGGACGGCGTTCCTACCGCGGCACGGCGCCCGGCACGAGCACGCTCCTCACACCGTCCCGTATCGCGCGAACATGTGGGCGTTGCGCAGCCTCGGCGTTCACAAGGTGTTCGCTCCGTGCGCCGCCGGGAGCCTCTCCCCTGGTCTGGGTCGAGGAGCGATCGTCGTCCCCGATCAGTTGGTGGATCGGACGTCGGGGCGATCGCAGACGTACTTCGACGGCGGCGCCGTGCACGTGCAGTTCGCGGATCCGTACTGTCCGGACCTGCGCGCCGCCGCGTTGCGGCCCGGGACGGTGGACGGTGGCGCCATGGTGGTGGTGGAAGGGCCGCGGTTCTCGACCAGGGCGGAGAGCCGGTGGTTCGCCGCTCAGGGTTGGAGTCTGGTCAACATGACCGGACATCCCGAGGCCGTGCTCGCTCGGGAACTCGAAATGTGTTACGCAACATTGGCTTTGATCACCGATTTGGATGCGGGTGTCGACGTCGGCCAGGGGGTCCGCGCGGTGGACGCATTCGCCGAGTTCGAGCGGAACGTCGGCCCGTTCAAGGATCTGGTCCGTGCGGCGATCACGGCGGCGCCGAGCACCGCGGTGTGTTCGCACTGCCGTGTGCACGAGGGAGTCACGCTGCCGATCGAGCTGCCATGA
- a CDS encoding SigB/SigF/SigG family RNA polymerase sigma factor — translation MASLDPSDPRYVVLRDSVITRCLPLADHIARRFDGRGEFHDDLVQVARVGLVNAVNRYDVHVGSDFVAFAVPTMMGEVRRHFRDTGWAVRVPRRVKELHLEITRSVALLSQRLGRPPTSLEIAAELRIGVDDVCEGLLAANAYQTVSVDAGSGSRVHDHPLAEVLGDEDARLDAVEDHETLRPALAALPDRERRIVLMRFFGNLTQSRIAEEVGISQMHVSRLLARSLATLRDQIER, via the coding sequence ATGGCGTCGCTCGACCCCAGCGACCCGCGTTACGTCGTGCTCCGCGACTCCGTGATCACACGGTGCCTGCCCCTCGCCGATCACATCGCGCGCAGGTTCGACGGCCGTGGAGAATTCCACGACGACCTCGTTCAGGTGGCCCGTGTCGGGCTGGTCAACGCGGTCAACCGGTACGACGTGCACGTGGGCTCCGACTTCGTGGCCTTCGCGGTGCCGACGATGATGGGCGAAGTGCGCCGGCACTTCCGCGACACCGGGTGGGCCGTGCGGGTGCCCCGGCGCGTCAAGGAGTTGCATCTCGAGATCACCCGTTCGGTCGCGCTCCTCTCGCAGCGGCTGGGACGTCCTCCCACGTCTCTCGAGATCGCCGCCGAGCTGCGGATCGGGGTGGACGACGTCTGCGAGGGACTCCTGGCGGCGAACGCCTATCAGACGGTGTCGGTGGATGCGGGTTCCGGGAGCCGCGTCCACGATCACCCCCTCGCGGAGGTCCTCGGCGACGAAGATGCGCGCCTGGACGCGGTCGAGGACCACGAGACACTGCGTCCCGCGCTCGCCGCACTCCCCGACCGTGAGCGTCGGATCGTGCTCATGCGATTCTTCGGGAATCTGACGCAGAGCCGGATCGCCGAGGAGGTCGGGATCTCCCAGATGCACGTTTCCCGGCTCCTGGCTCGCTCCCTCGCGACGCTGCGCGACCAGATCGAGCGGTGA
- a CDS encoding MFS transporter, whose product MIIAVLVLVEIISAFETSMVYGAIPTFIREFHSDAATVGWAVTAFLLVAAASAAVCGRLGDMYGRERVLVVLLAAAALGSFVSAIGDSIGSIIVGRAIQGVAGAILPLCIGLAREHLPAAKVPVAIAIISGSAVAAGSASLLVAGFMLDHASWHMIFVVAAAYAVMALLLVLFVLPWRPAVGSTQKVDYVGTIAFAPAIAAVLLGINKSGAWGWTDAKTLGLIVGGLVVLALWVLWELRVTDPIVNVRLFTDRKVALTMCATLAIAVGPMGISTMIIPMILQSPTTSAFGLGISPTNAGWLSFIGSLFGFVCTPLSGRITRAAGSRASMLLGTALFVASSAMMLVLHESVAGMVAMIITVSIGTAFAYTALPNLIVEAVPEGNTSEATGTNSVLRTGGQGIGTSIATMLLASSATAAGPTVTGLNTVGALMIVAGLLTIGFTLLIRRGSVYAEA is encoded by the coding sequence GTGATCATCGCCGTCCTCGTGTTGGTCGAGATCATCAGCGCGTTCGAGACGTCGATGGTGTACGGCGCCATCCCGACGTTCATCCGGGAGTTCCACAGCGACGCCGCGACGGTCGGCTGGGCCGTGACGGCCTTCCTCCTGGTCGCCGCCGCCTCCGCCGCGGTGTGCGGTCGCCTCGGCGACATGTACGGGCGCGAGCGGGTGCTCGTCGTCCTGCTCGCCGCCGCGGCACTGGGCTCGTTCGTCAGCGCCATCGGCGACAGCATCGGCAGCATCATCGTCGGCCGCGCCATCCAGGGCGTCGCGGGCGCGATCCTGCCGCTGTGCATCGGCCTGGCGCGCGAGCACCTGCCCGCCGCCAAGGTTCCCGTCGCGATCGCGATCATCTCGGGTTCCGCGGTCGCCGCCGGCTCGGCGTCGCTGCTCGTGGCCGGATTCATGCTCGACCACGCGAGCTGGCACATGATCTTCGTGGTCGCGGCCGCTTACGCGGTGATGGCTCTGCTGCTGGTGCTGTTCGTGCTGCCGTGGCGTCCCGCCGTCGGCAGCACCCAGAAGGTGGACTACGTCGGCACGATCGCGTTCGCCCCGGCGATCGCGGCGGTGCTGCTCGGCATCAACAAGTCCGGCGCGTGGGGCTGGACCGACGCCAAGACCCTCGGGCTGATCGTCGGCGGCCTCGTCGTGCTCGCCCTGTGGGTGCTGTGGGAACTGCGGGTCACCGACCCGATCGTCAACGTGCGCCTGTTCACCGACCGCAAGGTCGCGCTGACGATGTGCGCGACGCTGGCCATCGCCGTCGGCCCGATGGGTATCAGCACGATGATCATCCCGATGATCCTGCAGTCCCCGACCACGTCCGCGTTCGGCCTCGGCATCTCCCCCACCAACGCCGGCTGGCTGTCGTTCATCGGTTCGTTGTTCGGGTTCGTGTGCACGCCGCTCAGCGGCCGGATCACACGGGCCGCCGGATCGCGTGCCTCGATGCTCCTCGGCACCGCGCTCTTCGTCGCCAGCAGCGCGATGATGCTGGTGCTGCACGAATCGGTCGCCGGCATGGTCGCGATGATCATCACCGTGTCGATCGGCACCGCGTTCGCGTACACCGCGCTGCCGAACCTCATCGTCGAGGCCGTGCCCGAGGGGAACACCAGCGAGGCGACCGGCACCAACTCAGTGCTGCGCACCGGCGGCCAGGGCATCGGCACCTCGATCGCGACGATGCTGCTCGCCTCGTCGGCCACCGCGGCCGGCCCCACGGTGACCGGGCTCAACACGGTCGGTGCGCTGATGATCGTCGCGGGCCTGCTGACGATCGGGTTCACCCTGCTGATCCGTCGCGGCAGCGTGTACGCCGAGGCGTGA
- a CDS encoding glycosyltransferase family 2 protein, which produces MSDLPDRRQSGEEMVTVVIPCRNESGALPGVLAELPDGYLALVVDNGSEDGTAHVARECGAEVVYEPRPGYGSAVHTGIVAARTSIVCVLDGDGSLDPGDLPVLVGAVRGGADLAVGRRRPVPHVHWPVHARLANALVARRLRRRYGLDVHDIGAARAARREVLLTLGITDRRSGYPLELLVRAARAGLRVEERDVAYRPRTAGVSKVSGSVVGSVRAARDFWKVLVLGKARG; this is translated from the coding sequence ATGTCTGACCTGCCGGACCGCCGGCAGTCCGGCGAGGAAATGGTCACCGTGGTCATCCCGTGCCGCAACGAGTCCGGGGCCCTCCCGGGAGTCCTGGCGGAGCTACCCGACGGGTACCTGGCCCTGGTCGTGGACAACGGATCCGAGGACGGGACGGCCCACGTCGCGCGCGAGTGCGGCGCGGAGGTGGTCTACGAGCCCCGGCCCGGATACGGGTCGGCCGTGCATACCGGGATCGTGGCCGCCCGGACATCGATCGTGTGCGTGCTCGACGGCGACGGGTCGCTCGACCCGGGTGATCTGCCGGTGCTGGTCGGTGCGGTGCGCGGCGGGGCCGACCTCGCGGTGGGTCGACGCCGGCCGGTGCCCCATGTCCACTGGCCGGTTCATGCGCGCCTGGCCAACGCGCTGGTGGCTCGCCGGCTGCGCCGACGATACGGCCTGGACGTGCACGACATCGGTGCGGCGCGTGCCGCACGGCGGGAGGTTCTGCTGACGCTGGGCATCACCGACCGGCGGTCGGGTTACCCGCTCGAGCTGCTCGTCCGGGCGGCACGGGCCGGTCTGCGCGTCGAGGAGCGCGATGTCGCCTACCGGCCCCGGACGGCCGGGGTGTCGAAGGTGTCGGGGTCGGTCGTCGGCAGTGTCCGCGCCGCTCGGGACTTCTGGAAGGTGCTGGTGCTCGGGAAGGCGAGGGGATGA
- a CDS encoding NAD(P)/FAD-dependent oxidoreductase — protein MSNPSSQPRRQRVVVIGSGFGGLFATQALKRAPVDITLVARTTHHLFQPLLYQVATGILSVGDIAPATRMVLRKQKNVEVLLGDVETIDLAAGKVTSRLLDRETVTEFDSLIVAAGAGQSYFGNDHFAEFAPGMKTIDDALELRGRILGAFEQAELSDDPEERERLLTFVVVGAGPTGVEMAGQIAELAHRTLAGAFRRIDPRRSRVILLDGAPAVLPVYGGKLSRKAAERLEKLGVEIKLNAMVTNVDVNGLVIKNQDGTETRIEAQCKVWSAGVQASPLGRQLGEQSGAEVDRAGRVHVNPDLTLPGYPNVFVIGDMMSLDKLPGLAQVAMQGGKYAAKEIRAALDDARPEDRQPFKYFDKGSMATISRHSAVAKVGKLEISGFIGWIMWLVIHLMYLIGFRSRLSTVISWTVSFLGRGRAQMASTEQQVFARNAIDVLQEQSRARRAAESREAG, from the coding sequence ATGAGCAACCCCTCGTCACAACCCCGTCGCCAGCGCGTCGTGGTCATCGGCTCCGGGTTCGGGGGGCTCTTCGCCACGCAGGCGCTCAAACGCGCGCCCGTGGACATCACGCTGGTCGCGCGGACGACGCATCACCTCTTCCAGCCGCTGCTGTACCAGGTGGCGACCGGGATCCTGTCGGTGGGCGACATCGCCCCGGCCACCCGGATGGTGCTCCGCAAGCAGAAGAACGTCGAGGTGCTCCTCGGTGACGTCGAGACGATCGACCTCGCCGCCGGCAAGGTCACCTCGCGGCTGCTCGACCGCGAGACCGTCACCGAGTTCGATTCGCTGATCGTCGCCGCGGGGGCCGGGCAGTCCTACTTCGGCAACGACCACTTCGCCGAGTTCGCGCCCGGGATGAAGACGATCGACGACGCCCTGGAGCTGCGCGGCCGCATCCTCGGCGCGTTCGAACAGGCCGAGCTGTCCGACGACCCCGAGGAACGCGAGCGGCTGCTCACCTTCGTCGTCGTCGGTGCCGGGCCCACCGGCGTCGAGATGGCCGGGCAGATCGCCGAACTCGCGCACCGCACCCTGGCGGGGGCCTTCCGGCGGATCGATCCGCGTCGGTCCCGGGTGATCCTGCTCGACGGGGCGCCGGCGGTGTTGCCGGTGTACGGCGGCAAGCTGAGCCGCAAGGCCGCCGAGCGGCTCGAGAAGCTCGGCGTGGAGATCAAACTGAACGCGATGGTCACGAACGTCGACGTGAACGGTCTGGTCATCAAGAACCAGGACGGCACCGAGACCCGGATCGAGGCGCAGTGCAAGGTGTGGTCGGCCGGCGTGCAGGCCAGCCCGCTGGGGCGCCAGCTGGGTGAGCAGTCGGGCGCCGAGGTCGACCGGGCGGGCCGCGTCCACGTGAATCCGGACCTGACGTTGCCGGGCTATCCGAACGTGTTCGTCATCGGCGACATGATGTCGCTGGACAAGTTGCCCGGCCTGGCGCAGGTGGCGATGCAGGGCGGCAAGTACGCGGCCAAGGAGATCCGCGCGGCGCTCGACGATGCGCGACCCGAGGACCGGCAGCCGTTCAAGTACTTCGACAAGGGTTCGATGGCGACGATCTCCCGGCACAGCGCCGTCGCGAAGGTCGGCAAGCTCGAGATCAGCGGGTTCATCGGCTGGATCATGTGGCTCGTGATCCACCTGATGTACCTGATCGGGTTCCGGAGCCGGCTGTCGACGGTGATCTCGTGGACGGTCTCGTTCCTCGGCCGGGGACGCGCGCAGATGGCGTCCACCGAGCAGCAGGTGTTCGCGCGCAACGCGATCGACGTCCTGCAGGAGCAGAGTCGAGCGCGCCGCGCGGCCGAATCACGCGAGGCCGGCTGA